In Rhizobium sp. N324, a single genomic region encodes these proteins:
- the mraZ gene encoding division/cell wall cluster transcriptional repressor MraZ, whose product MSRFLSNATNRIDAKGRVSVPSAFRSVLAQRNVLELYCFQDFVFPAISVGGPDLLERFERQIAAEDPFSPDANEMSLLIHGGGVFMKLDAEGRLMVTDFIRGFTGISDEVTFVGRADHFQLWQPQAFVAAQAQARGERKLAGKRS is encoded by the coding sequence ATGAGCCGCTTCCTTTCGAATGCGACCAACAGGATCGATGCCAAGGGCAGGGTTTCCGTGCCTTCGGCGTTTCGTTCCGTGCTGGCGCAGCGCAATGTTTTGGAACTCTATTGCTTCCAGGACTTTGTGTTTCCGGCGATCAGCGTCGGCGGTCCGGATCTTCTCGAAAGATTCGAACGGCAGATCGCTGCGGAGGATCCGTTTTCGCCGGATGCGAACGAGATGTCGCTTCTCATTCACGGGGGCGGGGTCTTCATGAAGCTCGACGCCGAGGGGCGGTTGATGGTCACGGATTTCATTCGCGGCTTTACCGGCATCTCGGACGAAGTGACTTTCGTCGGTCGGGCGGATCATTTTCAGCTTTGGCAGCCGCAGGCTTTTGTGGCTGCGCAGGCGCAGGCACGAGGGGAGCGCAAGCTGGCGGGCAAGCGTTCCTGA
- the rsmH gene encoding 16S rRNA (cytosine(1402)-N(4))-methyltransferase RsmH, with translation MVANPGGGSTDAGGGPVRHIPVLLDEVLSALAPAPGKLILDGTFGAGGYSSAILAAGAEVIALDRDPTAIAAGQAMVAAHAGRLKLVHSQFSHLADHAPQGGLDGVVLDIGVSSMQIDEAERGFSFQKKGPLDMRMSAAGVSAADVVNRAKVADLIRIFHFLGEESQAPRIAHAIEKRREEKPFETTRDLAGLIELVTPRKMKDKIHPATRVFQALRIFVNDELGELAQALFAAEAALKPGGRLVVVTFHSLEDRIVKKFFSDRAGKASGSRHLPVAHERAATFAPIGKPMVSASEAEAEANPRARSAKLRAGLRTEAAAEAADMSLFGFPNLASLGKLGG, from the coding sequence ATGGTGGCGAATCCTGGCGGAGGTTCAACTGATGCCGGTGGCGGACCGGTTCGTCACATTCCTGTTCTTCTTGATGAAGTGCTTTCGGCGCTGGCGCCCGCGCCTGGTAAGCTCATCCTCGACGGTACATTCGGTGCGGGCGGTTACAGCTCGGCCATCCTTGCAGCCGGCGCCGAGGTGATCGCGCTCGACCGCGATCCGACGGCGATTGCGGCGGGCCAGGCAATGGTTGCTGCCCATGCTGGCCGTCTCAAGCTTGTTCATTCACAATTCTCGCATCTTGCCGATCATGCGCCGCAAGGCGGGCTTGACGGCGTCGTGCTCGATATCGGCGTGTCCTCCATGCAGATCGATGAGGCCGAGCGCGGTTTCTCGTTCCAGAAGAAGGGGCCGCTCGACATGCGTATGTCGGCCGCAGGTGTCTCGGCCGCCGATGTCGTCAACCGCGCCAAGGTCGCCGATCTCATCCGCATCTTCCATTTTCTCGGCGAGGAAAGCCAGGCGCCGCGCATCGCGCATGCGATCGAGAAACGCCGCGAGGAAAAGCCGTTCGAGACGACACGCGATCTTGCCGGTCTCATCGAGCTGGTCACTCCGCGCAAGATGAAGGACAAGATCCATCCGGCAACACGGGTGTTTCAGGCCTTGCGCATCTTCGTCAACGACGAACTCGGCGAACTCGCCCAGGCGCTGTTTGCCGCTGAGGCAGCGCTGAAGCCGGGCGGCCGGCTGGTCGTCGTCACTTTTCATTCGCTCGAAGACCGCATCGTCAAGAAATTCTTCTCCGACCGCGCCGGCAAGGCGTCGGGGTCGCGGCATCTGCCGGTTGCGCATGAACGGGCGGCAACATTCGCGCCGATCGGCAAGCCGATGGTTTCGGCAAGCGAAGCGGAAGCGGAGGCAAACCCGCGCGCCCGCTCCGCCAAACTGCGCGCCGGCCTGAGGACGGAGGCCGCCGCCGAAGCTGCGGATATGTCGCTCTTCGGATTTCCCAATCTCGCCAGTCTCGGAAAGCTTGGAGGTTGA
- a CDS encoding NAD(P)/FAD-dependent oxidoreductase, whose amino-acid sequence MAVDFRFIIIGRGMMGAAAARHLSAMADGIALIGPCEPAERKAHDGVFASHYDEARITRTFDGNLAWGTFAARALDRYREIEARSGISFFSEVGCLFAAPDKSEQDYIDRALTVSRTLGSDIETIASSDLSRRFPYLAVDADFSGYFERKRAGHINPRSLVRAQAKLAEQGGVTLIEATATSVRDAGSHVEVTAGGRSYSAERVLVAAGGFSNFNALLPRPVDTRVMARTVAFYEIGEREMAIFGDTPSTIVLGEREEDHIYILPPVRYPDGKTYLKLGGDTEMLSFGALEDVGAWFRSDGSVAEREHLSRVALTLMPALAGCPVTSGPCVANFTPTGYPYAGFTQSPRIAVLTGGNFVAAKSSDELGRLGAVLLTEGELGDQDFGGELTPVFA is encoded by the coding sequence ATGGCAGTCGATTTCAGGTTCATCATCATCGGACGCGGCATGATGGGTGCCGCCGCCGCCCGGCATCTCTCCGCGATGGCCGACGGCATCGCGCTGATCGGCCCATGCGAGCCGGCTGAACGCAAAGCTCATGATGGCGTCTTCGCCAGCCATTACGACGAAGCGCGTATCACCCGCACCTTCGACGGCAATCTGGCCTGGGGAACCTTCGCCGCCCGCGCGCTCGACCGCTACCGTGAGATCGAGGCAAGGAGCGGCATTTCCTTCTTTTCGGAAGTCGGCTGCCTCTTTGCAGCGCCTGACAAGAGCGAGCAGGACTATATCGATCGGGCGCTGACCGTCAGCCGGACGCTCGGCAGCGACATCGAGACCATCGCATCGTCGGACCTTTCGCGGCGCTTTCCCTATCTTGCCGTCGATGCAGACTTCAGCGGCTATTTTGAACGCAAACGCGCCGGCCATATCAACCCGCGGTCGCTCGTGCGCGCCCAGGCCAAGCTTGCCGAACAGGGCGGCGTTACGCTGATCGAGGCAACCGCAACGTCCGTGCGCGACGCCGGCTCCCATGTCGAGGTGACGGCCGGTGGCCGAAGCTACAGTGCCGAGCGCGTGCTGGTCGCTGCCGGCGGTTTCAGCAATTTCAATGCCCTGCTGCCGCGTCCCGTCGATACCAGGGTGATGGCGCGCACGGTCGCTTTCTACGAGATCGGAGAGCGCGAGATGGCGATCTTCGGCGATACGCCGTCGACGATCGTGCTCGGCGAGCGGGAGGAAGACCACATCTATATCCTGCCCCCGGTGCGTTATCCCGACGGCAAGACTTATCTGAAACTCGGCGGCGATACCGAGATGCTGTCTTTCGGAGCGCTGGAGGATGTCGGCGCGTGGTTCCGTTCCGATGGCAGCGTGGCTGAACGCGAGCATCTCTCGCGCGTTGCCCTCACGTTGATGCCGGCGCTTGCCGGCTGCCCGGTCACCTCGGGGCCTTGCGTGGCGAATTTCACGCCGACCGGTTATCCCTATGCCGGATTTACGCAGTCGCCGCGCATCGCGGTGCTCACCGGCGGCAATTTCGTCGCAGCCAAATCCTCCGACGAACTCGGACGGCTGGGCGCCGTGCTTCTGACCGAAGGTGAACTCGGCGACCAGGATTTCGGCGGCGAGCTGACGCCGGTCTTTGCCTGA
- a CDS encoding NAD(P)/FAD-dependent oxidoreductase — MAVDFKYIVVGRGLMGAAAARHLARQADGVAVIGPDEPDDRKAHQGVFASHYDEGRITRTIDPDRNWALLANRAIGRYREIARDSGIDFYREVGCVVVAPDGSDYLERTRQAAVSLGVETRRLDEAGLKAAFPYFAFPDDAAGIFEAKGAGHISPRSLVKAQSLLAEKAGAAVIRDHAVSIRSEGGSAVVETAGGRRYRGEKVMLAAGGFSIAKNLLPRPVAMTVYGRTVTLFEVSETDALRLAAMPSLILDVPGIHIYLLPPIRYPDGKFYLKIGGDPDDLVLGDEVAMRAWFKTEGREIVRTYLNRIVEGLVPDMAPLSISTAACVVSQTESGHPMIGYTSSPEIAVLTGCAGTSAKSSDEIGRLGAELLLSGRISEQGYSTEFTPQFR, encoded by the coding sequence ATGGCAGTCGATTTCAAATATATCGTCGTCGGCCGCGGGCTGATGGGGGCGGCGGCGGCGCGGCATCTGGCCCGCCAGGCGGACGGCGTGGCGGTGATCGGCCCCGACGAGCCTGATGATCGCAAGGCGCATCAGGGCGTCTTCGCCAGCCATTACGACGAGGGGCGGATCACCCGCACCATCGATCCCGACCGCAACTGGGCGCTGCTCGCCAACCGCGCGATCGGCCGGTACCGCGAGATTGCCCGCGACAGCGGCATCGACTTCTATCGCGAGGTCGGCTGCGTGGTCGTCGCGCCGGATGGAAGCGATTATCTGGAGAGGACCCGGCAGGCGGCCGTCTCGCTCGGCGTCGAGACCCGCCGTCTCGATGAGGCCGGGCTGAAAGCCGCCTTTCCATACTTCGCTTTTCCCGATGACGCCGCCGGCATCTTCGAGGCGAAGGGGGCCGGCCACATCAGTCCGCGCAGCCTGGTCAAGGCACAGTCGCTGCTGGCGGAAAAGGCGGGTGCTGCCGTCATTCGCGACCATGCCGTCTCGATCCGCAGCGAGGGCGGATCGGCTGTCGTCGAGACAGCCGGCGGCCGGCGCTATCGCGGTGAGAAGGTGATGCTGGCTGCGGGCGGATTTTCCATTGCGAAGAATCTGTTGCCGCGTCCGGTTGCCATGACAGTTTATGGCCGGACGGTAACGCTTTTCGAGGTGAGCGAGACCGATGCGCTGCGTCTTGCGGCCATGCCGTCGCTCATTCTCGATGTGCCTGGCATCCATATCTATCTGCTGCCGCCGATCCGTTATCCCGACGGCAAATTCTACCTGAAGATCGGCGGCGATCCCGACGATCTGGTGCTCGGCGACGAGGTCGCGATGCGCGCCTGGTTCAAAACCGAGGGACGCGAGATCGTGCGCACATATCTCAACCGTATCGTCGAAGGGCTCGTGCCCGATATGGCGCCGCTGTCGATTTCCACGGCCGCCTGCGTCGTGTCGCAGACGGAAAGCGGCCATCCGATGATCGGCTACACTTCATCGCCGGAAATTGCGGTGCTGACGGGCTGCGCCGGCACCTCTGCCAAGAGCTCGGACGAAATCGGCCGGCTCGGAGCCGAGCTGCTTTTGTCGGGCAGAATCAGCGAACAGGGCTATTCCACGGAATTCACACCGCAATTTCGCTAG
- a CDS encoding peptidoglycan D,D-transpeptidase FtsI family protein: MSFLSRIMVLKSQAHFSAGVYNRFGGPSPAGLAIEGSRKKKSGQAKSRVGLLILGFMGVYVIIGGRLVEYAMKDQEVVSSILPPDRLMASRPDILDRNGEVLATDIRTVSLFAEPNKIVDADEAVEKLATVLPELDVRDTYKKLSVKTSHFAWLRRQLTPKQQSQILALGIPGIGFRPEKRRFYPGGSTAAHILGYVNIDNRGVAGMEKYIDDQGLADLASVGMTSDQPLEPVRLSIDLRVQNIVRDAVVNAVNNFQSKGAGAAVIDVHTGEVLAMASAPDFDPNDPQEGAKEGWLNRMTNGTFEMGSTFKTFSLAMALDTGKVKMTDTFDASKSIYIGGFTIHDFHGQRRWLTVPEIFQYSSNIGTARVIDIVGIDAQKDYLTKFGLLTKMQTELPEVKMPSQPRVWKKINSITISFGHGVSTTALQTGVAAAALVNGGKLIEPTFLPRSREQADEIATQVIKKTTSDEIRYLLDFNGYKGSGRVARVPGFAVGSKTGTADKVVNGRYSATLNFNSFIAAFPINDPRYAVITFCDEPKTGEKQYGGTISAGTAGPIAREIISRAAPILGIEPKFGEGGSALLVSY, encoded by the coding sequence ATGTCGTTTCTTTCCCGCATCATGGTCTTGAAGAGCCAGGCGCATTTCTCCGCCGGCGTCTATAACCGGTTCGGCGGTCCGTCCCCCGCCGGCCTGGCGATCGAGGGCTCCCGCAAGAAGAAATCAGGGCAGGCAAAAAGCCGCGTCGGCCTGCTGATCCTCGGCTTCATGGGCGTCTACGTCATTATCGGCGGCCGTCTCGTCGAATATGCGATGAAGGATCAGGAGGTCGTCTCCAGCATCCTGCCGCCCGATCGGCTGATGGCCTCGCGCCCCGACATTCTCGACCGCAACGGCGAAGTGCTGGCGACCGACATCCGCACCGTCTCGCTGTTTGCCGAACCCAACAAGATCGTCGATGCCGACGAGGCGGTCGAAAAGCTTGCCACTGTTCTGCCTGAGCTCGACGTCCGGGATACCTATAAGAAGCTTTCGGTCAAAACCTCGCATTTCGCCTGGCTGCGCCGGCAGTTGACACCGAAGCAGCAGAGCCAGATCCTGGCGCTCGGCATTCCCGGCATCGGCTTCCGGCCGGAGAAGCGCCGCTTCTATCCGGGCGGTTCGACCGCCGCGCATATCCTCGGTTATGTCAACATCGACAACCGCGGCGTCGCCGGCATGGAGAAATATATCGACGACCAGGGGCTAGCCGACCTCGCCTCGGTCGGCATGACCAGCGATCAGCCGCTTGAGCCGGTGCGGCTTTCGATCGACCTGCGTGTGCAGAACATCGTCCGGGACGCGGTCGTCAACGCCGTCAACAATTTCCAGTCTAAGGGGGCGGGTGCTGCCGTCATCGACGTGCATACCGGGGAAGTGCTGGCCATGGCCTCGGCGCCGGATTTCGATCCGAACGATCCGCAGGAAGGGGCCAAGGAGGGTTGGCTCAACCGGATGACCAACGGCACTTTCGAAATGGGATCGACCTTCAAGACTTTTTCGCTGGCGATGGCGCTTGACACCGGCAAGGTGAAGATGACCGACACATTCGATGCCAGCAAATCGATCTATATCGGTGGCTTCACCATCCACGATTTCCACGGGCAGCGCCGCTGGCTGACCGTGCCTGAGATTTTCCAGTATTCTTCGAATATCGGCACGGCGCGCGTCATCGACATCGTCGGCATCGACGCGCAGAAGGACTATCTGACCAAGTTCGGCCTGCTGACCAAGATGCAGACCGAACTGCCCGAGGTGAAGATGCCGAGCCAGCCGCGGGTCTGGAAGAAGATCAATTCGATCACGATTTCCTTCGGCCACGGGGTCTCGACGACGGCACTGCAGACAGGGGTGGCGGCTGCCGCTCTCGTCAACGGCGGCAAGCTGATCGAACCGACATTCCTGCCGCGCAGCCGCGAACAGGCCGACGAGATCGCCACGCAGGTCATTAAAAAGACGACCAGCGATGAAATCCGCTACCTGCTCGATTTCAACGGGTACAAGGGATCGGGCCGCGTCGCCCGCGTGCCGGGCTTTGCCGTCGGCAGCAAGACCGGTACGGCCGACAAGGTGGTGAACGGCCGCTATTCGGCGACCCTGAACTTCAATTCCTTTATTGCCGCATTCCCGATCAACGATCCAAGATATGCGGTGATCACCTTCTGCGACGAGCCGAAAACCGGCGAGAAGCAATATGGTGGAACGATCTCGGCCGGTACCGCAGGCCCGATCGCCCGCGAGATCATCAGCCGTGCGGCTCCCATTCTCGGTATCGAGCCGAAATTCGGGGAGGGCGGATCGGCCTTGCTGGTGTCTTATTGA
- the ftsL gene encoding cell division protein FtsL, producing MLKTFDLVLIGVMTATAAVTYTIKHRAELKLEEVHRLEAEIKLEEDTIDLLKADWALQSQPNRLERLVKAYDDELQLQPTQSTALVHAKELPMLKSEVPVPDVTEAKASAKGATEASAKGATEASAKGATAGGAKGATAGGAKGAALAGATVTTKAQPVPKPAPRAAEEDEADEIETGSVE from the coding sequence ATGCTGAAAACGTTCGATCTCGTGCTCATCGGCGTCATGACGGCCACCGCCGCCGTCACCTACACGATCAAGCATCGCGCCGAATTGAAGCTCGAGGAGGTTCATCGCCTCGAGGCCGAGATCAAGCTCGAGGAGGATACGATCGACCTTCTCAAGGCCGACTGGGCGCTGCAATCGCAGCCGAACCGGCTGGAACGGCTGGTGAAAGCCTATGATGACGAGTTGCAGCTGCAGCCGACGCAATCGACGGCGCTGGTGCATGCCAAGGAATTGCCGATGTTGAAATCCGAGGTTCCCGTGCCTGACGTGACCGAGGCTAAGGCCAGCGCCAAAGGCGCGACCGAGGCCAGCGCCAAAGGCGCGACCGAGGCCAGCGCCAAAGGCGCGACCGCAGGCGGCGCTAAAGGCGCGACCGCAGGCGGCGCTAAAGGCGCGGCCCTGGCCGGTGCGACCGTCACGACGAAGGCGCAGCCCGTTCCAAAACCCGCGCCGCGCGCCGCGGAGGAGGATGAAGCAGACGAGATCGAAACGGGGTCGGTAGAATAA
- a CDS encoding lytic transglycosylase domain-containing protein, producing the protein MRKLIVVAATCVGMLLAGNSFAFANDWGVRADAPVKKAERPSKKTERPLNKAERSVKPAKHPLKTAERPLKTVERQSGYSVANVSGNSYSALISKYANQYNVPVALATAVIRIESNFNPNARGSHGEIGLMQIKPATARMMGYSGSAKGLFDPETNIKYGMKYLAAAHDLGGGETCNTILKYNAGHGATRMNPVSKSYCGKVLAML; encoded by the coding sequence ATGAGAAAACTGATTGTTGTTGCTGCAACATGCGTTGGCATGCTGCTGGCCGGAAATAGCTTTGCCTTTGCGAATGACTGGGGTGTGCGAGCCGATGCGCCGGTGAAGAAAGCCGAGCGTCCGTCGAAGAAGACAGAGCGTCCGTTGAACAAAGCGGAGCGTTCGGTCAAGCCGGCGAAGCATCCGCTCAAAACGGCGGAACGCCCGCTGAAGACGGTCGAGCGCCAGAGCGGCTATTCCGTCGCCAATGTTTCCGGCAATTCCTATTCCGCACTGATCAGCAAATATGCGAACCAATATAATGTACCGGTTGCGCTTGCGACCGCGGTCATCCGCATCGAAAGCAATTTCAATCCGAATGCGCGCGGCAGCCACGGTGAAATCGGCCTGATGCAGATAAAGCCTGCAACTGCCCGCATGATGGGCTATTCCGGCAGCGCCAAGGGCCTGTTCGATCCGGAAACCAACATCAAGTACGGCATGAAATATCTGGCTGCCGCCCATGATCTCGGTGGTGGCGAGACCTGCAACACCATCCTCAAATACAATGCCGGCCATGGCGCCACGCGCATGAACCCGGTGTCCAAGTCCTATTGCGGCAAGGTTCTGGCAATGCTCTGA